One genomic segment of Streptomyces sp. NBC_00239 includes these proteins:
- a CDS encoding NAD(P)/FAD-dependent oxidoreductase, translating into MASEIVVMGGGPAGSIAATLLARQGARVKLLERAHFPRYHIGESVATSCRSIIELAGALEKVEERGYQVKEGLLLRWGAERDWVVDWPEIFGTDAQTSWQVDRADFDDVLLRHAASQGVEVVEGAQARKVLFEDGRAAGVEWTHEGREHTTRADHVIDATGRAGLMSVRHLDNRTPHDVFRNVAVWGYYRGATLLPSTPRGGINVISAPEGWYWVIPLKDDVYSVGFVTHQDHFLKRKQRHASGAEGMEALFLDAVQESETVRELVEDAVFQHDVRVEQDFSYTADSFCGPGYFLAGDSACFLDPLLSTGVHLGMYSGMLAAASILAVDAGEVTEDEALSFYEALYRNAYARMYSMVSGFYEQYRGKATYFWLAQRLARGRHPELMDREANAAPLRSAPDSEAFAALTAGALDLDDAQRAGGAGPLPAEVLAERMSPRRGLVGRDAATGLYLVTSPRLGIGRAGRSAQAAHA; encoded by the coding sequence ATGGCATCCGAGATCGTGGTCATGGGTGGTGGGCCGGCCGGCTCCATCGCCGCGACGCTGCTGGCCCGCCAGGGCGCGCGCGTGAAACTGCTGGAGCGCGCCCATTTCCCGCGGTATCACATCGGGGAATCCGTGGCGACGTCCTGCCGGTCCATCATCGAGCTGGCCGGCGCGCTGGAGAAGGTGGAGGAGCGCGGCTACCAGGTCAAGGAGGGCCTGCTGCTGCGGTGGGGCGCCGAGCGCGACTGGGTCGTCGACTGGCCCGAGATCTTCGGTACCGACGCCCAGACGTCCTGGCAGGTCGACCGCGCCGACTTCGACGACGTACTGCTGCGCCACGCCGCCTCCCAGGGCGTCGAGGTCGTCGAGGGCGCCCAGGCCCGCAAGGTGCTCTTCGAGGACGGCCGCGCGGCGGGCGTCGAGTGGACCCACGAGGGCCGGGAGCACACCACCCGCGCCGACCACGTCATCGACGCCACCGGCCGGGCCGGGCTGATGTCGGTGCGCCACCTCGACAACCGCACCCCGCACGACGTGTTCCGCAACGTGGCCGTCTGGGGCTACTACCGGGGCGCGACGCTGCTGCCGAGCACCCCCCGAGGCGGCATCAACGTCATCTCCGCCCCCGAGGGCTGGTACTGGGTCATCCCGCTCAAGGACGACGTGTACAGCGTCGGGTTCGTGACCCACCAGGACCACTTCCTCAAGCGCAAGCAGCGCCACGCGAGCGGCGCGGAGGGCATGGAGGCCCTGTTCCTGGACGCCGTGCAGGAGTCGGAGACGGTGCGCGAGCTGGTCGAGGACGCCGTGTTCCAGCACGACGTGCGCGTGGAGCAGGACTTCTCGTACACGGCGGACAGCTTCTGCGGCCCCGGCTACTTCCTCGCCGGCGACTCCGCGTGCTTCCTGGACCCGCTGCTGTCGACCGGCGTCCACCTGGGGATGTACAGCGGCATGCTGGCCGCCGCGTCGATCCTCGCGGTCGACGCGGGCGAGGTGACCGAGGACGAGGCGCTGTCGTTCTACGAGGCCCTCTACCGCAACGCGTACGCCCGCATGTACTCGATGGTGTCCGGCTTCTACGAGCAGTACCGCGGCAAGGCCACCTACTTCTGGCTCGCCCAGCGGCTCGCGCGCGGCCGCCACCCGGAGCTGATGGACCGCGAGGCGAACGCGGCCCCGCTGCGCTCCGCGCCGGACAGCGAGGCCTTCGCGGCGCTCACCGCCGGGGCCCTGGACCTCGACGACGCGCAGCGGGCGGGCGGCGCGGGTCCGCTGCCCGCCGAGGTCCTGGCCGAGCGGATGTCGCCGCGGCGCGGCCTCGTCGGCCGGGACGCGGCGACGGGGCTCTACCTGGTGACCAGCCCCCGGCTGGGCATCGGCCGGGCCGGCCGGTCCGCGCAGGCGGCGCACGCCTGA
- a CDS encoding helix-turn-helix transcriptional regulator: MHSPTGDLYHREREMDLLQRAIAELALGRPTVATIHGSHGIGKSALLNAVPRLLPPGTLVLRARCHPSESQYPYSMVSQLFDPVLGGAGGHGTPVPGPGEAGPTHEALLGLLRTTRALAVDRPVAILVDDLTNADPHSMRWFSYIARRLDDLPVLMVATLPASAAAQVAEELGPLPYLLRLWPEPLCPTCTTELVDRAFESPVDQELAALCHTLAHGNPLVLHDLVTRLRRTHVPPGSPDPEQVLPIGAQALSETVLAWLDEDDPCASELLTQLAVLGPDTDPAVCGALSQHGEVHEQQARETLVRAGLLEAGAPGRFTHAAVRPAVLARVKAHERLLLHGRAAAVMARLGAPARQTAEQLLLAGCDWGIDVLRGAGSQAAGVGDHESAARYLRRALALLEERGAPAAEDDENAVKEAQEREESFLDLTVRLGAVELHRDLDACARQAAAAADSPLGPVRRAEALARLASPALVSRIEGAQPFVRVCRELAALPAPPREHLLRLTAQTLLTGHRSGLRRAARLAAANPSDPAAHTFAGALAAAAAASGRLRTARRMALRVATGTTGLGERSAPGAAAGPVGAALALTWTGDLDGAAALTDRLISISGAAGDLATALLAHLVRSEVRHRRGNHAGAHADAETALHLAHRLGAAALAAAARAAAARALVGLDRTAEAAALLAEEPVVGDAHPFIKALSLQAHATVAAARGDHTTAVLLFLDCGHRLALRGITNPACVTWRAQAAASYRALGEEAAATTILDGVPQQRGPAPQPAPGRERTLLSPAEQRVAELVVRGSSSLEVAEKLFLSKRTVDTHLGRIYRKLGIHSRRELAGAIGEEMPL, from the coding sequence ATGCATTCACCCACCGGGGACCTCTACCACCGTGAGCGCGAGATGGATCTCCTCCAGAGGGCCATCGCCGAACTCGCCCTGGGACGCCCGACCGTGGCCACCATTCACGGGTCCCACGGAATCGGGAAGTCCGCGCTGCTGAACGCCGTGCCCCGGCTGCTGCCGCCCGGAACCCTGGTGCTGCGGGCACGCTGCCATCCGAGCGAGAGCCAGTATCCGTACAGCATGGTGAGCCAGCTGTTCGACCCGGTGCTCGGCGGCGCCGGCGGCCACGGCACGCCCGTACCCGGGCCGGGGGAGGCCGGGCCCACCCACGAGGCGCTGCTGGGTCTGCTGCGCACCACCCGCGCCCTCGCCGTCGACCGGCCGGTGGCCATCCTCGTCGACGACCTGACCAACGCCGACCCGCACTCGATGCGTTGGTTCTCGTACATCGCCCGGCGGCTCGACGACCTGCCGGTGCTGATGGTGGCCACGCTGCCGGCCTCCGCCGCCGCGCAGGTGGCCGAGGAGCTCGGCCCGCTGCCGTACCTGCTGCGGCTGTGGCCGGAGCCGCTGTGTCCGACCTGTACGACCGAACTGGTCGACCGCGCCTTCGAGAGCCCCGTCGACCAGGAGCTGGCGGCGCTCTGCCACACCCTCGCGCACGGCAACCCGCTCGTGCTGCACGACCTGGTGACCCGGCTGCGGCGCACCCACGTGCCGCCCGGCTCGCCCGACCCCGAGCAGGTGCTGCCGATCGGGGCGCAGGCCCTGTCGGAGACCGTGCTGGCCTGGCTCGACGAGGACGACCCGTGCGCGAGCGAACTGCTCACGCAGCTGGCCGTCCTGGGCCCCGACACCGACCCCGCCGTGTGCGGCGCGCTCTCGCAGCACGGCGAGGTGCACGAGCAGCAGGCCCGCGAGACGCTCGTACGGGCCGGGCTCCTGGAGGCCGGCGCCCCGGGCCGCTTCACGCACGCCGCGGTCCGGCCGGCCGTGCTCGCCCGGGTGAAGGCGCACGAGCGGCTGCTGCTGCACGGGCGCGCCGCGGCCGTGATGGCACGGCTCGGCGCCCCGGCCCGGCAGACGGCGGAGCAGCTGCTCCTGGCGGGCTGCGACTGGGGCATCGACGTGCTGCGCGGCGCGGGCTCGCAGGCCGCCGGCGTCGGCGACCACGAGTCCGCCGCCCGCTACCTGCGGCGCGCGCTCGCCCTGCTGGAGGAGCGCGGCGCGCCCGCGGCCGAGGACGACGAGAACGCGGTGAAGGAGGCCCAGGAGCGAGAGGAATCGTTTCTCGACCTGACGGTTCGGCTGGGCGCCGTCGAACTCCACCGCGACCTCGACGCCTGTGCACGCCAGGCCGCGGCCGCCGCCGACAGCCCGCTGGGCCCGGTCCGGCGCGCCGAGGCGCTGGCCCGGCTCGCCTCCCCCGCGCTCGTCTCCCGCATCGAGGGCGCCCAGCCCTTCGTCCGGGTCTGCCGGGAACTGGCGGCGCTGCCCGCCCCGCCGCGCGAGCACCTGCTGCGGCTGACCGCCCAGACCCTGCTCACCGGGCACCGCTCGGGTCTGCGCCGGGCGGCCCGGCTGGCCGCCGCGAACCCGTCGGACCCGGCCGCGCACACCTTCGCCGGGGCGCTCGCCGCGGCCGCCGCCGCGAGCGGCCGGCTCCGCACCGCTCGCCGGATGGCCCTGCGGGTCGCGACCGGCACGACCGGCCTGGGGGAGCGGTCGGCGCCCGGGGCGGCGGCCGGCCCGGTGGGCGCCGCCCTGGCCCTGACCTGGACCGGCGACCTCGACGGCGCCGCGGCCCTCACCGACCGGCTGATCAGCATCTCGGGCGCGGCCGGCGACCTCGCCACCGCGCTCCTCGCCCACCTCGTCCGCAGCGAGGTCCGCCACCGCCGCGGCAACCACGCCGGCGCGCACGCCGACGCCGAGACCGCGCTGCACCTCGCCCACCGACTGGGCGCCGCCGCACTGGCCGCCGCGGCCCGCGCGGCCGCGGCCCGCGCCCTCGTGGGCCTGGACCGGACCGCCGAAGCGGCCGCCCTGCTGGCCGAGGAGCCGGTGGTCGGGGACGCGCACCCGTTCATCAAGGCGCTGTCCCTCCAGGCGCACGCCACGGTCGCCGCGGCCCGCGGCGACCACACCACCGCCGTCCTGCTGTTCCTCGACTGCGGGCACCGGCTCGCGCTGCGCGGCATCACCAACCCCGCCTGCGTGACCTGGCGCGCCCAGGCGGCCGCCTCGTACCGGGCGCTGGGCGAGGAGGCCGCCGCGACGACGATCCTGGACGGCGTGCCCCAGCAGCGGGGCCCGGCGCCCCAGCCCGCGCCGGGCCGCGAGCGCACCCTGCTGAGCCCGGCGGAGCAGCGGGTGGCCGAGCTGGTGGTGCGCGGCAGCTCCAGCCTGGAGGTCGCGGAAAAACTGTTCCTCAGCAAGCGCACCGTCGACACCCACCTGGGCCGCATCTACCGCAAGCTGGGCATCCACAGCCGGCGGGAGCTGGCGGGCGCGATCGGCGAGGAAATGCCGCTGTGA
- a CDS encoding TOMM precursor leader peptide-binding protein, with product MEKPRLKAHFHAEVLEGERVFLYAEGQNYLVPGKAAAAVLPHLDGRKTVMEIVQALAGTLPVPAVFSAIKRFGAAGHLAEGRPDLPEATLAYWDALGIDPARTVAAAPVTVSAAEGVDPGPVLEALSALGLAARTGDFDAVPEEGISVVLVDDYLDPALEVRNERQLAAGRPWLLARTGGVAPWIGPFLDPDHTGCWTCLAQRLAGNRQLERYLAGKRGETVPRHPVRAGIAAGPLAAAGLIAAEAARISATGEPGALCGQMVTLDLGTLKTENHPLIRQPQCRSCGDPAVFSGRSPKIVLASGDAVHTSDGGYRVNSPEATLARLERHISQHLGAITKLASHTPESNTLTYSYAAGHNFAMVNDSMDLLRRNLRGQSGGKGRSEIQAKVSAVCEAIERYVGVWRGDEPVQRSAYRDLDPATVVHPRSLLHFSDAQLADRAAWNKDPANRLHKVPDPFPEDAAIDWTTGWSLTHDEERLVPAAYSWYGHPDLQDHFFCIADSNGTAAGNSLEEAILQGLCELTERDAVAVWWYNRLRVPAFDMDSLDDPYVDRLRAFYDAMDRDLWMIDITTDLGMPVYAAASRRRHSVEDVMVGFGAHPDPRVAAFRALTELNQFLPMIDKRDADGETAYLVSDLETLTWLKTATVASEPWLLPDPELPATKVGPQAGFDLAERIRDQVERIKEAGSEVIVVDQTRPDLELNVVKVIAPGLRHFWRRLGPGRLYDAPVRMGRLAEPTAEADLNTWNVFF from the coding sequence ATGGAAAAGCCGCGGCTCAAGGCCCATTTCCACGCCGAAGTGCTGGAGGGCGAGCGGGTCTTCCTCTACGCGGAGGGCCAGAACTACCTGGTGCCCGGGAAGGCGGCCGCGGCCGTGCTGCCGCACCTGGACGGCCGCAAGACGGTCATGGAGATCGTGCAGGCGCTCGCCGGCACGCTCCCCGTACCGGCCGTGTTCTCTGCGATCAAGCGGTTCGGCGCCGCCGGTCACCTGGCCGAGGGCCGGCCCGACCTGCCGGAGGCCACCCTCGCCTACTGGGACGCCCTGGGCATCGACCCCGCCCGCACGGTCGCCGCCGCGCCCGTCACCGTCTCCGCGGCCGAAGGCGTCGACCCCGGCCCGGTCCTCGAAGCGCTGAGCGCGCTCGGACTGGCCGCCCGCACCGGCGACTTCGACGCCGTGCCGGAGGAGGGCATCTCCGTCGTCCTCGTCGACGACTACCTCGACCCGGCCCTCGAAGTCCGCAACGAGCGCCAGCTGGCGGCCGGCCGGCCGTGGCTGCTGGCCCGCACCGGCGGCGTCGCGCCCTGGATCGGCCCCTTCCTCGACCCCGACCACACCGGCTGCTGGACCTGCCTGGCCCAGCGCCTGGCCGGCAACCGCCAGCTGGAGCGCTACCTGGCCGGCAAGCGCGGCGAGACCGTGCCCCGCCACCCGGTCCGCGCGGGCATCGCGGCCGGACCGCTGGCCGCCGCCGGCCTGATCGCCGCCGAGGCCGCCCGGATCTCCGCCACCGGCGAACCCGGCGCCCTGTGCGGGCAGATGGTCACCCTGGACCTCGGCACCCTGAAGACCGAGAACCACCCGCTGATCCGCCAGCCCCAGTGCCGCTCCTGCGGCGACCCGGCCGTCTTCAGCGGGCGCAGCCCCAAGATCGTGCTGGCCTCCGGCGACGCCGTCCACACCAGCGACGGCGGCTACCGCGTCAACAGCCCCGAGGCCACCCTCGCCCGCCTGGAACGGCACATCAGCCAGCACCTCGGCGCCATCACCAAGCTGGCCTCGCACACCCCCGAGTCCAACACCCTGACCTACAGCTACGCCGCGGGCCACAACTTCGCGATGGTCAACGACAGCATGGACCTGCTGCGCCGCAACCTGCGCGGCCAGAGCGGCGGCAAGGGCCGATCCGAGATCCAGGCCAAGGTCAGCGCCGTCTGCGAGGCCATCGAGCGCTACGTCGGCGTCTGGCGCGGCGACGAGCCCGTGCAGCGCTCCGCCTACCGCGACCTCGACCCGGCCACGGTCGTGCACCCCCGCAGCCTGCTGCACTTCTCCGACGCCCAGCTCGCCGACCGCGCGGCCTGGAACAAGGACCCCGCCAACCGCCTCCACAAGGTGCCGGACCCGTTCCCCGAGGACGCCGCCATCGACTGGACCACCGGCTGGTCCCTCACCCACGACGAGGAGCGCCTCGTCCCGGCCGCCTACTCCTGGTACGGCCACCCGGACCTCCAGGACCACTTCTTCTGCATCGCCGACTCCAACGGCACCGCCGCCGGCAACTCCCTCGAAGAAGCGATCCTCCAGGGCCTGTGCGAGCTCACCGAACGCGACGCCGTCGCCGTGTGGTGGTACAACCGGCTGCGCGTCCCGGCCTTCGACATGGACTCCCTCGACGACCCGTACGTGGACCGGCTGCGCGCCTTCTACGACGCCATGGACCGCGACCTGTGGATGATCGACATCACCACCGACCTCGGCATGCCCGTGTACGCGGCCGCCTCGCGCCGCCGCCACAGCGTCGAGGACGTCATGGTCGGCTTCGGCGCCCACCCGGACCCGCGCGTCGCGGCCTTCCGGGCGCTCACCGAGCTCAACCAGTTCCTGCCGATGATCGACAAGCGCGACGCCGACGGGGAGACCGCGTACCTCGTCAGCGACCTGGAGACGCTGACCTGGCTGAAGACGGCCACCGTCGCCTCGGAGCCCTGGCTGCTGCCCGACCCGGAGCTGCCCGCCACCAAGGTCGGCCCGCAGGCCGGGTTCGACCTCGCCGAGCGCATCCGCGACCAGGTCGAGCGCATCAAGGAGGCCGGCTCCGAGGTCATCGTCGTCGACCAGACCCGCCCCGACCTCGAACTCAACGTGGTCAAGGTGATCGCCCCCGGCCTGCGCCACTTCTGGCGCCGACTGGGCCCCGGCCGGCTCTACGACGCCCCCGTCCGCATGGGCCGGCTCGCCGAGCCCACCGCGGAGGCCGACCTGAACACCTGGAACGTCTTCTTCTAG